In Microtus pennsylvanicus isolate mMicPen1 chromosome 17, mMicPen1.hap1, whole genome shotgun sequence, one genomic interval encodes:
- the Itm2c gene encoding integral membrane protein 2C, whose product MVKISFQPAVAGIKADKADKAAASGSASATAPAAEILLTPAREERPPRHRSRKGGSVGGVCYLSMGMVVLLMGLVFASVYIYRYFFLAQLARDNLFHCGVLYEDSLSSQIRTRMELEEDVKIYLEENYERINVPVPQFGGGDPADIIHDFQRGLTAYHDISLDKCYVIELNTTIVLPPRNFWELLMNVKRGTYLPQTYIIQEEMVVTEHVSDKEALGSFIYHLCNGKDTYRLRRRATRRRINKRGAKDCNAIRHFENTFVVETLICGVV is encoded by the exons ATGGTGAAGATCAGTTTCCAGCCCGCCGTGGCGGGCATCAAGGCCGATAAGGCAGACAAGGCAGCGGCGTCTGGCTCTGCCTCGGCCACTGCCCCGGCTGCGGAGATCCTGCTGACACCGGCGAGG GAGGAACGCCCCCCTCGCCACCGCTCCAGGAAAGGGGGTTCTGTGGGTGGCGTGTGCTACCTGTCCATGGGCATGGTCGTGCTGCTCATGGGCCTCGTCTTTGCCTCCGTCTACATCTACAGATACTTCTTCCTTGCTCAG CTGGCCCGAGATAACCTCTTCCACTGTGGCGTGCTCTACGAAGACTCCCTGTCCTCCCAGATCCGGACTCGGATGGAGCTGGAGGAAGATGTGAAGATCTATCTTGAGGAGAACTATGAGCGTATCAATGTCCCCGTGCCCCAGTTTGGTGGTGGGGACCCTGCAGACATCATCCATGACTTCCAGCGG GGTCTCACTGCCTACcatgacatctccctggacaAGTGCTACGTCATCGAACTCAACACCACCATTGTGCTACCCCCGCGAAACTTCTGGGAACTCCTCATGAATGTGAAG AGAGGGACCTACCTCCCACAGACGTACATCATCCAGGAGGAGATGGTGGTGACGGAGCATGTCAGTGACAAGGAGGCTCTGGGTTCCTTCATCTACCATCTGTGCAACGGGAAGGACACCTACCGACTGCGACGCCGGGCCACCCGGAGGC ggATCAACAAACGTGGGGCCAAGGACTGCAATGCCATCCGCCACTTTGAGAACACCTTTGTGGTGGAGACGCTCATCTGCGGAGTGGTGTGA